A genomic segment from Microbacterium sp. SORGH_AS_0428 encodes:
- a CDS encoding ABC transporter permease produces MTAIAAPTQSTRFNPRKLLHAREAGVFAALVLLFILGVVLQPNFAQSGNLLSVGQQISQIGIMAIGATFVIINGEIDLSVGSIYALSAITTGMAITAGTAWPLAIVIGLAVAIVAGLLNGLAVVLLGVPSFIVTLGSLSIFRGVTLLISDGAPISLSSDQPGVAEFTLIGQGRLFGVVPMQLIIFAVIAAAGIVLLSRSRLGFNTYAVGGNQEAARLVGINVKRVKLTAFVLSGLTAGVSGVLGLSFLSYVQGVTGTGLELTVISAVIIGGAALFGGSGTMWGTIIGVVFIGLLQNILNINGISSFWQTVVTGLVIVAAVAADTWQRRRKTKA; encoded by the coding sequence ATGACCGCCATCGCTGCACCGACGCAGTCCACCCGGTTCAATCCCCGAAAGCTCCTGCACGCTCGAGAGGCCGGCGTGTTCGCGGCGCTCGTGCTCCTGTTCATCCTCGGCGTCGTCCTGCAGCCGAACTTCGCGCAGAGCGGCAATCTGCTCTCGGTCGGCCAGCAGATCTCGCAGATCGGCATCATGGCGATCGGTGCCACATTCGTCATCATCAACGGAGAGATCGACCTCTCCGTCGGCTCCATCTACGCGCTCTCCGCGATCACCACAGGCATGGCCATCACGGCGGGCACGGCCTGGCCCCTCGCCATCGTCATCGGGCTCGCCGTCGCCATCGTGGCCGGCCTGCTCAACGGACTCGCCGTGGTGCTGCTGGGCGTGCCCAGCTTCATCGTCACCCTCGGCAGCCTGAGCATCTTCCGCGGGGTGACACTGCTCATCTCGGATGGCGCGCCGATCTCACTCTCCAGCGACCAGCCGGGTGTCGCCGAGTTCACGCTGATCGGCCAGGGCCGACTGTTCGGCGTGGTCCCGATGCAGCTGATCATCTTCGCCGTGATCGCCGCTGCGGGCATCGTCCTGCTCTCACGGTCGCGTCTCGGCTTCAACACGTACGCGGTCGGCGGCAACCAGGAGGCCGCCCGCCTCGTGGGCATCAACGTGAAGCGGGTCAAGCTGACGGCCTTCGTCCTTTCGGGACTCACCGCCGGCGTGTCCGGCGTGCTGGGTCTGTCCTTCCTGTCCTACGTGCAGGGAGTCACCGGGACCGGCCTCGAGCTGACCGTCATCTCCGCCGTCATCATCGGTGGCGCAGCCCTCTTCGGCGGCTCCGGCACCATGTGGGGCACCATCATCGGCGTCGTCTTCATCGGCCTGCTGCAGAACATCCTGAACATCAACGGGATCTCGTCGTTCTGGCAGACCGTCGTCACCGGTCTGGTCATCGTCGCCGCCGTCGCCGCCGACACGTGGCAGCGGCGCCGCAAGACGAAGGCCTGA
- a CDS encoding FHA domain-containing protein — protein MNELPLLLLQIGFLLLLWFFVFAVVYSLRADLFGVRVRKMPEQAAAAAPAPAAVATAPVAPKASPRKSSKGQKATTDAVSRIVITSGPKAGLELPLGTEPLTIGRSSESGLVIRDDYTSSHHARLMLWGDQWMIQDLDSTNGTWHDGERVASPVPVLVGAPIKVGATTFELQG, from the coding sequence ATGAACGAGCTCCCGCTTCTGCTGCTGCAGATCGGTTTCCTGCTGCTGCTGTGGTTCTTCGTCTTCGCGGTCGTGTACTCGCTGCGCGCCGACCTCTTCGGCGTGCGCGTGCGCAAGATGCCCGAGCAGGCCGCCGCCGCGGCTCCCGCGCCCGCTGCGGTCGCCACCGCGCCGGTCGCCCCGAAGGCGTCGCCGCGCAAGTCGTCCAAGGGCCAGAAGGCGACGACGGATGCGGTCTCTCGCATCGTCATCACCAGCGGACCGAAGGCCGGCCTCGAGCTGCCGCTCGGCACCGAACCCCTGACGATCGGCCGCTCGAGCGAGTCGGGCCTCGTCATCCGCGACGACTACACCTCGAGCCACCACGCGCGTCTCATGCTCTGGGGCGACCAGTGGATGATCCAGGACCTCGACTCCACGAACGGCACCTGGCATGACGGCGAGCGCGTCGCGAGCCCCGTCCCGGTTCTGGTGGGCGCCCCGATCAAGGTCGGCGCCACGACCTTCGAGCTCCAGGGCTGA
- a CDS encoding FtsW/RodA/SpoVE family cell cycle protein has protein sequence MTAEAPTTDTSVMRALRRIRMPQKQRNRELGLLLFALAINGAAVALVQLGAKGAIDPSFLYYSGGLGVLALALHIVLRFVAHDADPFVVPIATVLTGLGLAMIYRIDIEIDSEGWAAASTRQIVWAAIAIAAAIAVVLFLRNYRVLFRYTYVSGFIGVALLLLPFVPGLGTNQNADVWVRLGFFSFQPGELAKLALAIFFAGYLVRTRESLTSVGKKFLGITWPRARDLGPILVVWLISLGIIVLQRDLGTGLLIFGMFVAMLYVATGKTGWVLLGVGLAVAGAVAASQVLTYVGWRFANWLDAFNPDIIDRTGGSYQLVQGIFGLAHGGLLGTGLGQGRPSITPLAQSDYIFPSLGEEIGLIGVFAILCLYMVFTSRGLRVGVAGQDDFGKLLATGLSFTIALQVFIMVGGVTRVIPLTGLTTPFLAAGGSSLVANWIIVALILRISDAVRNQPRVVIG, from the coding sequence ATGACCGCCGAGGCCCCCACCACCGACACGTCCGTCATGCGGGCTCTCCGCCGCATCCGGATGCCGCAGAAGCAGCGCAACCGCGAGCTCGGACTGCTTCTGTTCGCCCTGGCGATCAACGGCGCCGCCGTCGCACTCGTGCAGCTGGGCGCGAAGGGGGCGATCGACCCGAGTTTCCTCTACTACTCCGGCGGGCTCGGCGTACTCGCCCTCGCGCTGCACATCGTGCTGCGATTCGTCGCTCACGACGCCGATCCGTTCGTGGTTCCGATCGCCACCGTGCTGACCGGACTCGGCCTCGCGATGATCTACCGCATCGACATCGAGATCGACAGCGAAGGATGGGCCGCCGCCTCCACCCGTCAGATCGTGTGGGCGGCGATCGCGATCGCCGCGGCCATCGCCGTCGTGCTCTTCCTGCGGAACTACCGTGTGCTGTTCCGCTACACCTACGTCTCCGGCTTCATCGGCGTCGCTCTCCTGCTCCTGCCCTTCGTTCCGGGCCTGGGCACCAACCAGAACGCCGATGTCTGGGTCCGACTCGGATTCTTCTCGTTCCAGCCGGGTGAGCTGGCCAAGCTCGCGCTGGCCATCTTCTTCGCCGGGTATCTGGTCCGCACGCGCGAGAGCCTCACGTCGGTAGGCAAGAAGTTCCTCGGCATCACCTGGCCGCGCGCCCGCGACCTGGGGCCGATCCTGGTGGTCTGGCTGATCTCGCTCGGCATCATCGTGCTCCAGCGCGACCTCGGCACGGGCCTGCTGATCTTCGGCATGTTCGTCGCGATGCTCTACGTCGCCACCGGAAAGACCGGGTGGGTGCTGCTGGGGGTGGGGCTCGCCGTCGCGGGCGCCGTCGCCGCATCCCAGGTGCTGACCTACGTGGGGTGGCGCTTCGCCAACTGGCTCGACGCCTTCAACCCCGACATCATCGACCGCACGGGCGGCAGCTACCAGCTCGTGCAGGGGATCTTCGGTCTGGCGCACGGCGGTCTTCTCGGCACGGGCCTCGGGCAGGGCCGCCCCTCGATCACGCCGCTCGCGCAGAGCGACTACATCTTCCCGAGCCTCGGCGAAGAGATCGGACTCATCGGCGTCTTCGCGATCCTCTGTCTCTACATGGTCTTCACGAGCCGCGGGCTCCGCGTCGGCGTCGCCGGGCAGGACGACTTCGGCAAGCTCCTCGCGACGGGGCTGTCGTTCACGATCGCCCTGCAGGTGTTCATCATGGTCGGCGGTGTGACGCGCGTCATCCCGCTCACCGGCCTGACGACGCCCTTCCTCGCCGCCGGCGGTTCCTCGCTCGTGGCGAACTGGATCATCGTCGCGCTCATCCTGCGCATCTCGGATGCGGTGCGCAATCAGCCCCGGGTGGTGATCGGATGA
- a CDS encoding sugar ABC transporter ATP-binding protein: MSTLPPLAVRIEHLTRRFGPVVALQDVSFDITEGEVTALLGENGAGKSTLLKILAGLQPPSGGSITVFGETVTSFEPADMLTAHGIAIVPQELSLLPDRSVAENILAGIEPGNRLFPSRRRMLARATELLAELELRLDPSTPVRSLDLATQQLVVVARSIARECRVLILDEPTAMLTPAESDRLFALMQTLKAQGTTMVYVSHRMPEVFRLADRIEVLRDGCHVASWRRDEVTPDQAVAAMVGRELGQFASRAQQRPALAAAAAPALSVRSLTGKRHTGVDLDVRPGEIVGVAGLPDSGRVEMLHHLFGSDKGDAGSVELLGEPYAKRDPITSVQRRLGFVPGERRAQGLLTTMSVAENIAVLTVKALSRAGLVRRGALDRGARTLAEGLRVKTATMDQPITNLSGGNQQKAMLARWIAIDPAVLILDEPTRGVDVGAKAEIYEQLFALADRGVAILCSSSDLPELLTVTDRIVVMAEGRVVDVVDSATATEESIMTAATGAGAAA, from the coding sequence ATGAGCACGCTTCCTCCGCTCGCCGTCCGCATCGAGCACCTCACCCGGAGATTCGGTCCGGTCGTGGCGCTTCAGGACGTGAGCTTCGACATCACCGAGGGCGAGGTGACGGCCCTGCTCGGCGAGAACGGCGCGGGCAAGTCCACCCTCCTCAAGATCCTCGCCGGGCTGCAGCCGCCGAGCGGGGGAAGCATCACCGTCTTCGGTGAGACCGTCACGTCGTTCGAACCCGCCGACATGCTCACCGCGCACGGCATCGCGATCGTTCCCCAGGAACTGTCTCTGCTGCCCGACCGTTCGGTGGCCGAGAACATCCTCGCGGGCATCGAACCGGGCAACCGCCTCTTCCCGTCCCGACGACGGATGCTCGCCCGTGCGACGGAGCTGCTGGCGGAACTCGAACTCCGGCTCGATCCGTCGACTCCCGTGCGGTCGTTGGATCTCGCCACCCAGCAACTCGTCGTCGTCGCCCGATCGATCGCGCGCGAGTGCCGCGTGCTCATCCTGGACGAGCCGACGGCGATGCTCACACCGGCCGAGTCCGACCGACTGTTCGCACTGATGCAGACGTTGAAGGCACAGGGCACCACGATGGTCTATGTCTCGCATCGGATGCCGGAGGTCTTCCGACTCGCCGACCGCATCGAGGTCCTCCGCGACGGCTGCCACGTCGCCTCATGGCGCCGGGACGAGGTCACTCCCGACCAAGCGGTGGCGGCCATGGTCGGGCGCGAGCTCGGTCAGTTCGCGTCTCGTGCGCAGCAACGACCGGCTCTGGCCGCAGCGGCCGCACCGGCTCTCTCGGTGCGCTCGCTGACCGGCAAGCGACACACGGGGGTCGACCTCGACGTGCGACCGGGCGAGATCGTCGGTGTCGCGGGACTGCCGGACAGCGGGCGCGTCGAGATGCTGCACCATCTGTTCGGCAGCGACAAGGGCGATGCCGGGAGCGTCGAACTGCTCGGCGAGCCGTACGCGAAGCGCGATCCCATCACCAGCGTGCAACGCCGGTTGGGGTTCGTGCCCGGAGAGCGCAGGGCACAGGGACTGCTGACGACGATGAGCGTCGCCGAGAACATCGCGGTGCTCACCGTGAAGGCGCTGAGCCGGGCGGGCCTTGTGCGTCGAGGCGCGCTCGACCGAGGCGCGCGCACGCTCGCCGAGGGGCTTCGCGTGAAGACCGCCACGATGGATCAGCCCATCACGAACCTCTCCGGCGGCAACCAGCAGAAGGCGATGCTCGCGCGATGGATCGCGATCGATCCCGCCGTTCTCATCCTCGACGAGCCGACTCGCGGAGTCGACGTCGGAGCCAAAGCCGAGATCTACGAGCAGCTCTTCGCCCTCGCCGACCGTGGCGTGGCCATCCTCTGCTCCTCGTCCGATCTGCCGGAGCTGCTCACCGTGACGGATCGCATCGTGGTGATGGCCGAGGGTCGCGTCGTCGACGTCGTCGACTCCGCCACGGCGACCGAGGAGTCGATCATGACCGCCGCGACCGGAGCAGGCGCCGCCGCCTGA
- a CDS encoding substrate-binding domain-containing protein codes for MSLSRIARRLLATAAVAASAALALSGCGAITTGTESSSSSGGFQLADYIQKRIDDGEPLRIKLSYHDPSLAFATPISAGMERAGEEFGADVQLIGPTGGDAAKQVSELQTLIQQQSVDALAVSSSSSDALKPVIAQAYDAGIPIISFNTDNPGSKQMGFVGQDLAASGQSESEELLSVLGDGATGKVVVFSLDTGAGWSNDRFSGFEKGLEGSGLEIVGPVNVGNEPNAAYNTVESTMAGQSDAVAIAGLDCCSTTAAAKWVQQTGNTGKITMVGFDLLPQTADFVKNGVVSFTISQNPQEQGYQAVKVLYDFLTKGTEITGVDTGAQFITLENLDEATVEG; via the coding sequence ATGTCCCTCTCACGTATCGCCCGGCGCCTGCTCGCCACTGCGGCCGTCGCCGCGTCGGCGGCTCTCGCCCTCAGCGGTTGCGGCGCCATCACGACCGGAACCGAGTCCTCGTCGTCGTCGGGCGGCTTCCAGCTGGCCGACTACATCCAGAAGCGCATCGACGACGGCGAGCCGTTGCGCATCAAGCTGAGCTACCACGACCCGTCTCTGGCCTTCGCCACCCCCATCTCGGCCGGGATGGAGCGGGCGGGCGAAGAATTCGGCGCTGACGTCCAGCTCATCGGGCCGACCGGAGGCGACGCCGCGAAGCAGGTCTCCGAACTGCAGACCCTCATCCAGCAGCAGTCCGTCGATGCGCTCGCGGTCTCGAGCTCGTCGAGCGACGCGCTGAAGCCCGTGATCGCGCAGGCCTATGACGCGGGCATCCCGATCATCTCGTTCAACACGGACAACCCGGGCTCCAAGCAGATGGGCTTCGTCGGACAGGATCTGGCCGCATCCGGCCAGTCCGAGTCCGAAGAGCTCCTCTCGGTTCTCGGCGACGGCGCCACGGGCAAGGTCGTGGTCTTCTCGCTCGACACCGGCGCCGGCTGGTCCAACGACCGCTTCAGCGGGTTCGAGAAGGGGCTGGAAGGGTCGGGACTGGAGATCGTCGGGCCGGTGAACGTGGGCAACGAGCCCAACGCGGCCTACAACACGGTCGAGTCGACGATGGCCGGTCAGTCCGACGCGGTCGCGATCGCGGGCCTCGACTGCTGCAGCACCACCGCCGCCGCGAAGTGGGTCCAGCAGACGGGCAACACCGGGAAGATCACGATGGTCGGATTCGACCTGCTGCCGCAGACGGCCGACTTCGTGAAGAACGGTGTCGTCTCGTTCACGATCAGCCAGAACCCGCAGGAACAGGGATATCAGGCCGTCAAGGTTCTGTACGACTTCCTCACGAAGGGTACCGAGATCACCGGCGTCGACACGGGCGCGCAGTTCATCACGCTCGAGAACCTCGACGAAGCCACGGTGGAGGGCTGA
- a CDS encoding DUF3662 and FHA domain-containing protein has translation MGLLDSFERGLERAVNGAFAKTFRSGVQPVDIASALRSELDTKAAVVSRERILAPNTLTVQLAPADYERMRALGTSLTDELDALVNKHARAQGYTFAGPLTISLSSSASLSTGQVRVESSTAAGRVAWSAVLDIAGKRHPLTASRTVIGRGSDADITIADSGTSRKHVEILWDGERAMVRDLGSTNGTKLNGRKVDEAPLPPDATVSIGRTDIVFRIVAQATGGRAAPVDDDATRAFSLDDIDRWGKA, from the coding sequence GTGGGACTACTTGACAGCTTCGAGAGAGGTCTCGAGCGCGCCGTGAACGGCGCGTTCGCCAAGACCTTCCGCAGCGGCGTCCAGCCGGTCGACATCGCCTCCGCCCTGCGCAGCGAACTCGACACCAAGGCCGCCGTCGTCTCGCGCGAGCGCATCCTGGCACCCAACACCCTCACGGTGCAGCTGGCGCCGGCGGACTATGAGCGGATGCGGGCGCTCGGCACCTCGCTGACCGACGAGCTCGACGCGCTCGTGAACAAGCACGCCCGGGCGCAGGGCTACACCTTCGCCGGCCCCCTCACCATCTCCCTGTCGAGCAGCGCGAGTCTGTCGACCGGTCAAGTGCGCGTCGAGTCCTCGACCGCCGCCGGCCGGGTCGCGTGGAGCGCCGTGCTCGATATCGCAGGCAAGCGGCATCCGCTCACCGCATCCCGCACCGTCATCGGTCGCGGCAGCGACGCCGACATCACGATCGCCGACTCGGGCACGAGCCGCAAGCACGTCGAGATCCTCTGGGACGGCGAGCGGGCGATGGTGCGCGACCTCGGCTCGACGAACGGCACGAAGCTCAACGGCCGGAAGGTCGACGAGGCGCCGCTGCCTCCGGATGCGACCGTCTCCATCGGACGCACCGACATCGTCTTCCGCATCGTCGCCCAGGCGACGGGCGGCCGTGCGGCACCCGTCGACGACGACGCGACGCGCGCCTTCTCGCTCGACGACATCGACCGCTGGGGGAAGGCCTGA
- a CDS encoding ribokinase produces MKIAVVGSYGAGLTMRVPKAPGPGETLSGGEYDEGPGGKGSNQAIGAARLGAEVALLTAVGRDAFGDAARRLWAAEGVDDAHVVTGTRPTMVGFILVEPSGENRITIAPGALDELDEVAVRGFAEEIAAADVLVVSMEIPEPAVLEALRVGRARGTRTLLNPAPARALPEDIWSMIDVITPNQTEAPVLLGLAPGHGLSDEELVSRLRERTGGAVILTRGGQGALLADEHGLEEIAPVDAAKIVDTTGAGDAFTAALAMGLAEGASLADAARFAAHAGAHAVTIAGVIPALPTRERLPKLTTVPIGNPS; encoded by the coding sequence ATGAAGATCGCAGTCGTCGGCAGCTACGGCGCCGGCTTGACCATGCGGGTCCCGAAGGCTCCCGGACCGGGCGAGACACTGTCCGGCGGCGAGTACGACGAGGGACCCGGCGGTAAGGGGTCCAACCAGGCGATCGGTGCCGCGCGCCTGGGCGCGGAGGTCGCCCTGCTCACGGCCGTCGGCCGAGACGCATTCGGCGACGCGGCCCGCCGACTGTGGGCTGCGGAGGGCGTTGACGATGCCCACGTCGTGACCGGGACGCGTCCGACGATGGTCGGATTCATCCTCGTCGAGCCTTCGGGGGAGAACCGCATCACGATCGCGCCCGGCGCGCTCGACGAGCTCGACGAGGTCGCGGTGCGCGGCTTCGCGGAAGAGATCGCCGCGGCAGACGTGCTCGTGGTCTCCATGGAGATCCCCGAGCCGGCGGTGCTCGAGGCGTTGCGTGTCGGCCGCGCACGGGGCACACGCACGCTCCTGAATCCGGCGCCTGCCCGAGCGCTCCCCGAAGACATCTGGTCGATGATCGACGTCATCACCCCGAACCAGACGGAGGCGCCCGTTCTCCTCGGGCTTGCGCCCGGTCATGGTCTCAGCGACGAGGAACTCGTCTCGCGGCTGCGAGAGCGCACCGGCGGTGCCGTGATCCTCACGCGCGGCGGGCAGGGCGCGCTGCTCGCAGACGAGCACGGACTCGAGGAGATCGCGCCGGTCGATGCCGCGAAGATCGTCGACACGACGGGCGCCGGCGACGCCTTCACCGCGGCTCTCGCCATGGGGCTCGCGGAAGGCGCGTCGCTCGCCGATGCGGCGCGCTTCGCAGCGCACGCGGGCGCCCACGCCGTCACGATCGCGGGGGTCATCCCGGCCCTGCCGACACGTGAGCGACTCCCGAAGCTGACCACCGTCCCGATTGGAAACCCGTCATGA
- a CDS encoding PP2C family serine/threonine-protein phosphatase: MVFQGSSAALSHTGKVRSNNQDSGYSGSNLFVVADGMGGHAGGDVASSLAIARIAQLDRPFASTVDAERALQQAVTDTAGDIIDTVRVRPALAGMGTTVSALLMVDDYAVIAHIGDSRIYLFRDGAMTQITTDHTFVQRLVDSGRITPEEARYHPRRSVLMRVLGDMDPDPEIDTFIMPTRPGDRWLLCSDGLSGVVDDAHTQKALAAGQAPARTADLLLKQALDAGAPDNVTVVIVDIGGHHPVFSGTPTIVGSASNPTGVVVPAARPGRSSWLHPGRQAANEPTHFEPAPEFLEELIEEDRRRARRRRIGWLVGLLLVLAALAGAAFAGYSWTQTRYYVGADDDSVVIYQGVQQGIGPISLSSVYEDTDIALADLSPFDRQSVESTISARSLADAQLIVDRLRPAEGQ, encoded by the coding sequence ATGGTCTTCCAGGGCTCGAGCGCCGCTCTCTCGCACACCGGAAAGGTTCGCTCGAACAATCAGGACTCCGGGTACTCGGGGTCCAACCTGTTCGTGGTGGCGGACGGCATGGGCGGGCACGCCGGCGGTGACGTCGCCTCCAGTCTCGCCATCGCGCGCATCGCCCAGCTCGATCGCCCCTTCGCCTCGACCGTCGATGCCGAGCGGGCCCTGCAGCAGGCAGTGACCGACACCGCCGGCGACATCATCGACACCGTGCGCGTGCGCCCGGCCCTCGCCGGCATGGGCACCACGGTCAGCGCGCTGCTGATGGTCGACGACTACGCCGTCATCGCCCACATCGGCGACTCCCGCATCTATCTGTTCCGCGACGGCGCGATGACGCAGATCACGACGGACCACACGTTCGTCCAGCGCCTCGTGGACTCCGGCCGCATCACGCCGGAAGAGGCTCGATACCACCCCCGACGCTCGGTGCTCATGCGCGTGCTCGGTGACATGGACCCCGACCCCGAGATCGACACGTTCATCATGCCGACGCGTCCGGGTGATCGGTGGCTGCTGTGCTCGGACGGCCTGTCGGGCGTCGTCGACGACGCCCACACGCAGAAAGCCCTCGCCGCGGGACAGGCCCCCGCACGCACGGCGGATCTGCTGCTGAAGCAGGCGCTGGATGCGGGCGCTCCCGATAACGTGACGGTCGTCATCGTCGACATCGGGGGCCACCATCCGGTGTTCTCCGGAACGCCCACCATCGTCGGCTCGGCCTCCAACCCCACCGGCGTCGTCGTGCCCGCCGCCCGCCCGGGCCGCTCGTCGTGGCTGCACCCTGGACGGCAGGCGGCCAACGAGCCCACCCACTTCGAGCCGGCTCCGGAGTTCCTCGAGGAGCTCATCGAGGAGGACCGCCGCCGCGCACGTCGCCGCCGCATCGGCTGGCTCGTCGGGCTGCTGCTCGTGCTCGCCGCCCTCGCCGGTGCCGCGTTCGCGGGCTACAGCTGGACGCAGACGCGCTACTACGTCGGCGCCGACGACGACTCCGTCGTGATCTACCAGGGCGTTCAGCAGGGCATCGGACCGATCTCGCTGTCCAGCGTCTACGAGGACACCGACATCGCTCTGGCGGATCTCAGCCCGTTCGACCGGCAGAGCGTGGAATCCACCATCTCGGCGCGGTCCCTCGCAGACGCCCAGTTGATCGTCGACCGACTCCGACCGGCAGAGGGGCAGTGA